In the Topomyia yanbarensis strain Yona2022 chromosome 3, ASM3024719v1, whole genome shotgun sequence genome, one interval contains:
- the LOC131688403 gene encoding uncharacterized protein K02A2.6-like → MIYPLNRLLRNNVPFQWSKSCEEAFRKVKQEMQSDSFLVHYNPELPLVLATDASPYGVGAVLSHVLPDGSERPIQYASQTLNETQRKYKQVDREAYSIVFGIRRFHQYLYGRKFVLYTDNEPVKQIFSETKGLPTMSALRMQHYATFLQSFDYTIKFRPTKQHYNADAFSRLPLDTKQPDNVVEEADMLEISIIETMPLTIQDLAKGTSVDGSVKILYQGLKNGKTVDAKDRFGIDQNEFSLQQGCILRGIRVYIPAGLRTKVLNELHSTHFGSTRMKSLARGYVWWERIDRDIEELINNCASCQVVRPNPVKAPLHCWEPATQPFERVHVDFAGPFMGKYFIVFVDAYTKWPEVKILRDITTATTIKACREFFSVYGIPCVLVSDRGVQFTSGEFQKFLELNGVFHKMGAPYHPATNGQVERFIQTFKYKMKALQCDKSRMHVELCNILLTYRKTIHPSTGKSPSMMLFNRQIRSRLDLMLPGPTYSEKIDPKVRTIPEGGRVAARDFLDNEKWKYGRVLEKLGKLHYTVQLDDNRIWKRHIDQLREHYCADFPRTVHNNELRSTKLEGRASCVASIVRADINCSGCG, encoded by the exons ATGATCTACCCACTGAATAGACTATTGCGAAACAACGTGCCTTTCCAATGGTCGAAGTCGTGCGAAGAAGCCTTTAGAAAAGTGAAACAGGAGATGCAATCTGACAGCTTTCTGGTGCATTACAATCCCGAGTTACCACTGGTGTTAGCAACCGATGCATCACCCTACGGAGTTGGAGCTGTGCTAAGCCACGTTCTGCCGGACGGATCAGAGCGGCCGATACAATATGCGTCACAGACTTTAAATGAGACTCAACGGAAATACAAACAGGTTGATCGAGAGGCGTACTCAATTGTTTTCGGAATTCGACGGTTCCACCAATATTTGTATGGACGTAAGTTCGTTCTCTACACGGACAATGAGCCTGTCAAGCAGATTTTCTCCGAAACGAAAGGACTGCCTACTATGTCGGCCTTGAGAATGCAGCACTACGCCACGTTCCTGCAATCTTTCGATTATACTATCAAATTTCGCCCTACTAAACAGCATTACAATGCGGATGCATTCTCGCGGTTGCCGCTAGATACAAAGCAACCAGATAACGTGGTAGAAGAAGCTGACATGTTGGAAATTAGCATTATCGAGACGATGCCGCTTACAATACAAGACTTGGCTAAAGGAACTTCGGTAGACGGTTCAGTCAAAATTCTGTACCAGGgactgaaaaatggaaaaacagTTGATGCCAAAGATCGTTTTGGAATCGATCAGAACGAATTCTCATTGCAACAAGGTTGCATCTTGCGAGGAATACGGGTTTACATTCCTGCTGGATTACGGACAAAGGTGCTCAATGAACTGCATTCCACCCATTTTGGGAGTACGCGTATGAAGTCACTTGCCAGAGGTTATGTCTGGTGGGAACGAATCGACAGGGATATTGAAGAGTTGATCAATAACTGCGCTTCTTGTCAGGTTGTACGTCCAAATCCTGTGAAAGCACCGTTACATTGCTGGGAACCTGCTACACAGCCATTCGAACGAGTACACGTTGACTTCGCTGGACCGTTCATGGgtaaatattttattgtttttgtcgaCGCATACACTAAATGGCCAGAGGTAAAGATTTTAAGGGACATAACGACTGCTACAACTATCAAAGCCTGcagagaatttttttcagtctaCGGAATACCTTGCGTGTTAGTCAGCGATCGCGGTGTTCAATTCACTTCAGGTGAGTTCCAGAAATTCCTAGAATTGAACGGTGTTTTCCACAAAATGGGCGCACCATACCATCCAGCAACAAATGGCCAGGTGGAAAGGTTCATCCAGACCTTCAAATACAAAATGAAAGCCCTTCAATGTGACAAATCAAGAATGCACGTGGAACTTTGCAACATTCTGTTGACTTACCGCAAGACAATCCACCCTTCTACCGGCAAGTCCCCTTCTATGATGCTCTTCAATCGCCAAATTCGTTCTCGCCTTGATTTGATGCTGCCTGGTCCTACGTACTCGGAGAAGATTGATCCCAAAGTACGAACTATTCCCGAGGGAGGAAGAGTTGCAGCTCGTGATTTCTTAGATAACGAAAAGTGGAAATACGGACGTGTCCTCGAGAAGCTAGGAAAACTGCACTACACGGTGCAGTTGGATGATAACCGTATATGGAAACGGCACATCGACCAACTACGTGAA CATTACTGTGCCGACTTCCCACGAACCGTCCACAACAACGAACTCAGGTCCACCAAGCTCGAGGGTCGAGCCAGCTGCGTCGCCTCCATTGTCAGAGCTGATATCAACTGTTCCGGCTGCGGGTGA
- the LOC131689998 gene encoding xylosyltransferase oxt: protein MLQTLALRWFRRYKVFFLIGLLIVGAQVFLAYKLLKIPVSGTDSSEERDLSKRLYEKYVKKVAGSNLSADDEDPAGQREQQHLAGEGHVKEPREARKESGRTYLNLNDLSFVPPCEIYNKETISAIHRATSQPCKKQIVDIACAIQAGTFYPKRLPNYCPNGQYVPNRALGCFQDEKNFRILPGYYTNFKTSNSPKRCIQLCLQSGFLYAGVQYSTECFCGDELPKASAKLPDSSCNMKCSGDPRQACGGYFTTNVYETGIAKFSAQTTEITPKVGEEPARIAFLLTLNGRALRQVHRLLKTLYSPRHYYFIHIDSRQEYLYRELLKLETNYPNIRLSRNRYSTIWGGASLLQMLLSSMEYLLVDTPHWKWDFVMNLSESDFPVKTLDKLERFLSANQGKNFVRSHGREVQRFIQKQGLDRTFVECDNHMWRIGDRALPLGVQIDGGSDWICLSRGFAKYVTEGRVGNELIEGLLVIFRQTILPAESFFHTVLRNSEFCNNYVDNNLHVTNWKRRLGCKCQYKQIVDWCGCSPNDFKPEDWSKLQGTEAKQFYFARKFEPIINQEVILQLEEWVHGPYPADYPNLHSYWQNFYHYEDPSEPDKATLNVAYSILRINANARSNQFQEPFRIRELNHYLDRDNYRGFLILYEATVGDRRVLLETRAQPNISAQVSKSAPLGRRLTQLEVSTDFDQKEQISRNFQRIIGSQSKLVLIFRLAGSRTEKNTTTHTLAVLWIDPRGELADSAEMSIEDSPSGPPESLVHFSKAANLRQPLLTGIWTAKLVHKKTLLGVTRFLVSDSAPVAGTNQTTKEQEQAKLDRLVPQFFTIKQTCWVGKGENGLPGFVKESSQALEECSVTGWSSLTPDPKSDINTAANRYPEGMEFL from the exons ATGCTACAAACGCTAGCCCTGCGATGGTTCCGTCGGTACAAGGTGTTCTTCCTGATTGGGCTGTTGATTGTGGGTGCACAGGTCTTTCTTGCCTATAAGTTGCTGAAAATTCCCGTCTCCGGGACGGATAGTAGCGAGGAACGGGATCTTAGCAAACGACTGTACGAAAAGTATGTCAAAAAGGTAGCTGGTTCTAATCTGTCTGCGGATGATGAAGATCCAGCAGGACAACGAGAGCAGCAGCATCTGGCGGGTGAAGGTCACGTCAAGGAACCGAGGGAGGCACGAAAAGAGTCAGGTCGGACGTATCTTAATTTGAATGATTTAAGCTTCGTACCGCCCTGTGAGATTTACAACAAAGAGACGATCTCGGCTATTCATCGGGCAACGAGTCAGCCGTGTAAGAAGCAAATTGTGGACATTGCTTGTGCGATACAAGCTGGGACTTTTTATCCGAAGCGGTTGCCGAATTACTGCCCAAATGGGCAGTATGTGCCGAATAGAGCGCTGGGATGCTTTCAGGATGAgaagaattttcgaattttaccGGGGTACTATACGAACTTTAAAACGAGTAACTCCCCGAAGAGATGTATTCAGCTGTGTCTGCAGTCGGGGTTTTTGTACGCCGGGGTGCAATACTC CACGGAATGTTTCTGTGGAGATGAGTTACCGAAGGCTTCTGCGAAGCTACCCGATTCTAGTTGTAACATGAAATGTTCCGGGGATCCGAGACAGGCCTGCGGTGGTTATTTTACTACGAACGTTTATGAGACGGGGATTGCAA AATTCAGCGCCCAAACAACGGAGATTACACCGAAAGTTGGGGAAGAGCCGGCTAGAATAGCATTTCTGCTGACATTGAATGGAAGAGCTTTGCGACAGGTTCATCGTCTATTGAAGACTTTGTATAGTCCTAGGCACTATTATTTCATCCATATCGATTCG CGCCAAGAATATCTTTACCGAGAGCTACTGAAACTGGAAACAAATTATCCAAATATTCGCTTGTCGCGCAACAGATACTCCACCATTTGGGGAGGTGCATCGTTGCTGCAGATGTTGCTCTCGTCAATGGAGTACCTGCTGGTAGACACGCCCCATTGGAAGTGGGACTTTGTGATGAATCTGAGCGAGAGTGATTTCCCCGTTAAGACACTGGACAAGCTGGAGCGATTTCTAAGTGCGAATCAGGGGAAAAACTTCGTACGAAGTCACGGACGGGAGGTTCAGCGATTTATTCAAAAGCAAGGACTGGATCGGACGTTTGTGGAGTGTGATAATCACATGTGGCGGATAGGAGATCGGGCGTTACCGTTGGGGGTACAGATTGACGGTGGAAGCGATTGGATTTGCTTGTCTCGCGGTTTTGCAAAGTACGTGACGGAAGGACGGGTTGGTAACGAACTGATCGAGGGCCTGTTGGTGATTTTTAGACAGACGATACTGCCAGCGGAATCATTCTTCCATACGGTTCTGCGCAATTCCGAGTTTTGTAATAACTATGTGGACAATAATTTACACGTGACGAACTGGAAGCGGAGACTGGGTTGCAAGTGTCAGTACAAACAGATAGTAGACTGGTGTGGGTGCAGTCCGAATGATTTCAAACCGGAAGATTGGTCTAAATTGCAGGGAACCGAAGCGAAACAGTTTTATTTTGCTAGAAAATTTGAGCCAATAATCAATCAGGAAGTCATTTTGCAACTCGAGGAATGGGTTCATGGTCCATATCCGGCAGACTACCCTAATCTTCATTCGTACTGGCAAAACTTTTACCATTACGAAGATCCGAGCGAGCCGGATAAAGCTACTCTTAATGTGGCCTACAGCATTCTACGCATAAATGCCAATGCCAGATCAAACCAGTTCCAGGAACCATTTCGGATACGAGAGCTCAATCACTACTTGGATCGCGATAACTACCGAGGATTTCTAATTCTGTATGAAGCTACCGTCGGTGATCGTCGTGTTCTTCTGGAGACGCGAGCACAGCCGAATATTTCGGCACAAGTATCGAAATCAGCTCCTCTTGGAAGACGTCTAACCCAACTCGAAGTTAGTACCGATTTCGACCAAAAAGAACAAATTTCTCGTAATTTCCAGCGAATCATCGGTAGTCAGAGCAAACTGGTATTGATTTTTCGACTGGCAGGATCTCGAACGGAAAAGAATACGACCACTCACACATTGGCGGTACTGTGGATTGACCCCCGCGGAGAGCTAGCCGACAGTGCCGAGATGTCCATTGAGGATAGCCCTTCCGGTCCACCGGAGAGTTTGGTTCACTTCAGCAAAGCGGCCAATCTACGGCAACCGCTGCTTACGGGTATATGGACTGCGAAGTTGGTCCACAAAAAAACACTGCTAGGAGTTACCCGATTTCTGGTGAGTGACAGTGCACCAGTGGCAGGTACCAATCAGACTACCAAAGAACAGGAACAAGCAAAGCTGGATAGATTAGTTCCACAATTTTTTACCATTAAGCAGACTTGCTGGGTGGGGAAGGGTGAAAACGGGCTACCGGGGTTTGTGAAAGAATCGTCACAAGCACTGGAGGAGTGCAGCGTGACCGGTTGGAGCAGTTTGACACCGGATCCAAAGAGCGATATCAACACAGCTGCCAACAGGTATCCCGAGGGGATGGAATTTTTATGA
- the LOC131690062 gene encoding protein phosphatase inhibitor 2 isoform X1, which yields MSLNTDSPDAKKPCKGILKSSSSFDKHTTHQSGAASVSSHRKSAKFDELNVLQTYHPADKDYGHMKVDEPKTPYNYAEQHEIDQLDAELLAEKLRVAADRTDGASDDDDESSEEEEQLTEEQKKKKIEFERRRKAHYNEFEAIKLARKLIEEEHEDDDDDDDDDASLSQASALGSTKITDGQQMEVEDEIDRKNGVGTSRPHMAGIDAADKV from the exons ATGTCCCTCAACACGGACTCGCCGGATGCGAAAAAGCCTTGCAAAGGCATTTTGAAGTCATCCAGCAGTTTCGATAAACACACGACGCATCAATCGGGTGCCGCTTCCGT CAGTAGTCATCGGAAAAGCGCCAAATTCGATGAGCTGAATGTTTTGCAGACGTATCATCCCGCGGATAAGGACTACGGCCACATGAAGGTGGATGAACCGAAGACCCCGTACAATTATGCCGAACAACATGAGATTGATCAGCTGGATGCTGAGCTGCTGGCGGAAAA GCTTCGCGTGGCAGCCGACCGCACTGATGGCGCTTCCGACGATGACGACGAATCTTCCGAAGAGGAAGAACAGCTTACCGAGGagcagaaaaagaaaaaaattgaatttgaacGTCGCCGGAAAGCACACTACAATGAGTTCGAGGCTATCAAACTGGCCAGAAAGCTGATCGAGGAGGAGCACGAAGAtgacgacgatgacgatgatgatgatgcgtCACTATCACAGGCATCGGCCCTGGGTAGCACTAAAATCACCGACGGGCAGCAGATGGAGGTGGAGGACGAAATCGACCGGAAGAACGGCGTGGGAACAAGCAGACCACATATGGCAGGTATTGACGCAGCCGATAAGGTTTAG
- the LOC131689999 gene encoding elongator complex protein 5 isoform X1, producing MLSSYVVNQQKIIFIRDQLGIENTSCKIVTRWLKEQKGNDAVLSTVESLTEQTAFLFARISKLSRTYEPSEMFRFVAGCRKNNSIQHLFLWATEKNIQPSFLVPYLEHMSDLIVTIEDDKHLSILTKKQGGSISNKFYQYQLLNGSFSVKESKKPDRTNAVSIVDERPASIDPASLGTFKIGDLKKEEQEAKDSLTLPFEFYKTTSEGGKVLYHPDAADDLDEEDPDDDLLI from the exons ATGTTGAGTAGCTATGTGGTAAACCaacagaaaattatttttatcagAG ATCAGTTAGGAATCGAAAACACATCCTGCAAAATCGTAACCAGATGGCTAAAGGAACAGAAAGGTAACGATGCCGTTCTAAGCACCGTCGAATCTCTGACAGAACAAACTGCATTTCTGTTTGCGCGCATATCCAAGCTATCCAGGACATACGAACCTTCCGAGATGTTTCGTTTTGTCGCCGGCTGCAGAAAAAACAATTCGATTCAACATCTGTTTCTGTGGGCCACTGAAAAGAACATCCAGCCGAGCTTTCTTGTACCCTATCTGGAACACATGTCCGATCTGATAGTGACCATCGAGGATGACAAGCATCTGTCGATATTGACGAAAAAGCAGGGAGGTTCTATTAGCAACAAATTTTACCAATATCAGCTTCTGAACGGAAGTTTCTCGGTGAAAGAATCAAAGAAACCGGATCGGACGAACGCTGTCTCAATAGTTGATGAAAGACCTGCTAGCATTGATCCTGCCTCGCTCGGTACGTTCAAGATTGGTGATCTGAAGAAAGAGGAACAGGAGGCGAAAGATTCTCTCACGTTGCCGTTCGAGTT CTACAAAACAACATCCGAAGGAGGTAAGGTTCTGTATCATCCGGATGCTGCGGATGACTTGGACGAGGAAGATCCCGATGATGATTTGTTGATATGA
- the LOC131689999 gene encoding elongator complex protein 5 isoform X2, whose amino-acid sequence MFRFVAGCRKNNSIQHLFLWATEKNIQPSFLVPYLEHMSDLIVTIEDDKHLSILTKKQGGSISNKFYQYQLLNGSFSVKESKKPDRTNAVSIVDERPASIDPASLGTFKIGDLKKEEQEAKDSLTLPFEFYKTTSEGGKVLYHPDAADDLDEEDPDDDLLI is encoded by the exons ATGTTTCGTTTTGTCGCCGGCTGCAGAAAAAACAATTCGATTCAACATCTGTTTCTGTGGGCCACTGAAAAGAACATCCAGCCGAGCTTTCTTGTACCCTATCTGGAACACATGTCCGATCTGATAGTGACCATCGAGGATGACAAGCATCTGTCGATATTGACGAAAAAGCAGGGAGGTTCTATTAGCAACAAATTTTACCAATATCAGCTTCTGAACGGAAGTTTCTCGGTGAAAGAATCAAAGAAACCGGATCGGACGAACGCTGTCTCAATAGTTGATGAAAGACCTGCTAGCATTGATCCTGCCTCGCTCGGTACGTTCAAGATTGGTGATCTGAAGAAAGAGGAACAGGAGGCGAAAGATTCTCTCACGTTGCCGTTCGAGTT CTACAAAACAACATCCGAAGGAGGTAAGGTTCTGTATCATCCGGATGCTGCGGATGACTTGGACGAGGAAGATCCCGATGATGATTTGTTGATATGA
- the LOC131690062 gene encoding protein phosphatase inhibitor 2 isoform X2 — protein MSLNTDSPDAKKPCKGILKSSSSFDKHTTHQSGAASVSHRKSAKFDELNVLQTYHPADKDYGHMKVDEPKTPYNYAEQHEIDQLDAELLAEKLRVAADRTDGASDDDDESSEEEEQLTEEQKKKKIEFERRRKAHYNEFEAIKLARKLIEEEHEDDDDDDDDDASLSQASALGSTKITDGQQMEVEDEIDRKNGVGTSRPHMAGIDAADKV, from the exons ATGTCCCTCAACACGGACTCGCCGGATGCGAAAAAGCCTTGCAAAGGCATTTTGAAGTCATCCAGCAGTTTCGATAAACACACGACGCATCAATCGGGTGCCGCTTCCGT TAGTCATCGGAAAAGCGCCAAATTCGATGAGCTGAATGTTTTGCAGACGTATCATCCCGCGGATAAGGACTACGGCCACATGAAGGTGGATGAACCGAAGACCCCGTACAATTATGCCGAACAACATGAGATTGATCAGCTGGATGCTGAGCTGCTGGCGGAAAA GCTTCGCGTGGCAGCCGACCGCACTGATGGCGCTTCCGACGATGACGACGAATCTTCCGAAGAGGAAGAACAGCTTACCGAGGagcagaaaaagaaaaaaattgaatttgaacGTCGCCGGAAAGCACACTACAATGAGTTCGAGGCTATCAAACTGGCCAGAAAGCTGATCGAGGAGGAGCACGAAGAtgacgacgatgacgatgatgatgatgcgtCACTATCACAGGCATCGGCCCTGGGTAGCACTAAAATCACCGACGGGCAGCAGATGGAGGTGGAGGACGAAATCGACCGGAAGAACGGCGTGGGAACAAGCAGACCACATATGGCAGGTATTGACGCAGCCGATAAGGTTTAG